The Lactobacillus sp. ESL0680 genome has a segment encoding these proteins:
- the galU gene encoding UTP--glucose-1-phosphate uridylyltransferase GalU, which yields MKVRKAIIPAAGLGTRFMPVTKAMPKEMLPIVDKPTIQFIVEEAKNSGIEDILIVTGKNKRTIEDHFDSNPELEQNLQETGKTSLLEMSREITQLGINIYYTRQPHPLGLGDAIARGRSFVGDEPFVVMLGDDLMLDKVPLTQQLINRYNETHASTIAVMPVPHKEVSKYGVIEPENEIMPGLINVKSFVEKPDIDKAPSDYAIIGRYLLTPEIFDILAKQEPGRGGEIQLTDAIDTMNKTQRVFAHVFKGERHDVGNKESYLETSIEYGLNHPEIKDDLRKYIINLGQKLASQDKKKK from the coding sequence ATGAAAGTAAGGAAAGCAATTATACCAGCAGCTGGTCTTGGGACGAGATTTATGCCTGTAACTAAGGCAATGCCCAAGGAAATGTTGCCAATTGTTGATAAGCCAACTATTCAATTTATCGTTGAGGAAGCTAAAAATTCAGGAATTGAAGACATTTTGATTGTTACTGGTAAAAATAAGCGGACAATTGAAGATCATTTTGATTCTAATCCTGAACTGGAACAGAACTTGCAAGAAACAGGTAAAACCAGCTTGCTTGAGATGTCGCGAGAAATTACGCAATTGGGGATTAATATTTACTACACAAGACAGCCCCATCCTCTTGGCTTAGGCGATGCGATTGCTCGCGGGCGCAGTTTTGTTGGGGATGAACCCTTTGTTGTCATGCTGGGTGATGACTTGATGTTAGACAAAGTGCCGCTGACCCAGCAATTAATCAACCGCTATAATGAAACCCATGCTTCAACAATTGCAGTAATGCCAGTGCCGCACAAGGAAGTTTCTAAATATGGTGTTATTGAGCCAGAAAATGAAATTATGCCGGGATTGATTAATGTTAAGTCCTTTGTGGAAAAGCCGGATATTGATAAGGCTCCTAGCGATTACGCAATTATTGGCCGGTACTTGTTAACCCCAGAAATTTTTGATATTTTGGCTAAGCAAGAGCCGGGCCGCGGTGGTGAAATCCAGTTGACTGACGCCATTGATACGATGAATAAGACGCAGCGCGTTTTTGCTCACGTCTTTAAGGGTGAACGCCACGATGTGGGCAATAAGGAAAGTTACCTGGAAACGTCTATCGAATATGGTCTTAATCATCCTGAAATTAAGGACGATTTGCGCAAATATATTATTAATTTGGGGCAAAAATTAGCGTCTCAGGATAAGAAAAAGAAATAA
- a CDS encoding thiolase family protein gives MKEIFVVAAKRTPFGRYRGQWADQNAVFLGQLALTETLRSINLEASELDALFMGNVLGGGLGQNMARQVALNAGMKPTSSSVTVNEVCGSSLKALRLAQGQMELGDFDLVAVGGSESMTNAAYFSGTKDAPAHQSIMLTDGLTDAFSGQHMGITAENVAEKYHVSRQEMDEYSYQSHQKALRAVQQGYFAPELITTNIDGHQIAQDENIRPDTNLEVLGKLKPAFTLDGQVTAGNSSPLSDGASMVLLATAEKVKELQLKPLARLGAFAESGTDPAYMGFAPYYAVQKLLKQTASQITDYDVIEVNEAFAAPSVALARALAIPMARLNIFGGAIALGHPLAATGTRLVTTAINALNHVSGKRALVTLCIGGGQAIACELIGMN, from the coding sequence ATGAAAGAGATTTTTGTTGTTGCCGCAAAAAGGACACCATTTGGTCGTTATCGCGGACAATGGGCTGACCAGAATGCGGTTTTTTTGGGTCAATTGGCACTCACTGAGACTTTGCGTAGTATTAATCTTGAAGCAAGCGAACTTGATGCCTTATTTATGGGTAATGTTTTAGGGGGCGGCTTAGGGCAAAATATGGCGCGGCAAGTAGCGCTCAATGCCGGGATGAAGCCTACCAGCAGCAGTGTGACTGTGAATGAAGTTTGCGGTTCGAGCTTGAAGGCTCTGCGTCTAGCTCAAGGTCAGATGGAATTGGGCGATTTTGACCTAGTTGCCGTTGGTGGCAGTGAAAGCATGACCAATGCCGCATATTTTAGTGGCACCAAAGATGCGCCGGCACATCAGAGCATCATGTTGACAGATGGCTTAACCGATGCCTTTTCTGGGCAGCACATGGGCATAACTGCCGAAAATGTCGCTGAAAAATACCATGTTTCTCGTCAAGAAATGGATGAGTATAGCTACCAGTCACATCAGAAGGCTCTAAGAGCTGTTCAACAGGGGTATTTTGCACCGGAACTGATTACGACCAATATTGATGGTCATCAAATTGCTCAAGATGAAAATATTCGTCCGGATACTAACCTTGAAGTATTGGGTAAGCTCAAGCCTGCTTTTACTCTGGATGGGCAAGTGACGGCAGGGAATTCCTCGCCGCTCAGTGATGGTGCCAGTATGGTGCTTTTGGCAACGGCTGAAAAAGTAAAAGAACTGCAGCTTAAGCCGTTAGCTCGCCTTGGCGCATTTGCGGAGTCGGGAACTGATCCGGCTTATATGGGTTTTGCACCGTATTATGCTGTGCAAAAGTTATTGAAGCAAACAGCTAGTCAAATTACGGATTATGATGTAATTGAAGTCAATGAAGCATTTGCGGCACCGAGTGTTGCCTTGGCTCGGGCATTGGCAATTCCAATGGCGCGGTTAAATATTTTCGGTGGTGCCATTGCGTTAGGGCATCCTCTAGCAGCTACAGGCACGCGGTTAGTGACAACTGCAATTAATGCACTCAATCATGTTAGTGGTAAGCGGGCATTGGTAACTCTCTGCATTGGTGGCGGTCAGGCAATTGCTTGTGAATTAATCGGGATGAATTAA
- a CDS encoding hydroxymethylglutaryl-CoA reductase, degradative, with product MKFYRLTPQQRRDVLAKQGIELDKIDEATLNQLNQLSENVVGELRLPVGLVQNLLVNGYSYLVPMATEEPSVVAAANHGSNIFSKCGGVIAQSKRQGIYGQIVLQVTTDFKPESLREQFPQLINLANREFASLVKHGGGVKEIEMRQEDELVYLQVLVDPAEAMGANKVNAIVEFLADQLAKMPEVNSKLFAILSNYPSQLTTAQVKLSVNAVGGAEVADKIALLSKIGQHDVYRAVTNNKGIMNGVNAVLMATGNDERAVAAASGVLASQSGQYTSLSKWEVQGDYLSGELTLPLAIGTVGGSIKARADVQQNYRILGEKITAAELADVIAAVGLANNLAALLAITTDGIQKGHMKLQARNLVANLSATAQEKKQVLHLLTQNREYSEAAASKFLHQVRERED from the coding sequence ATGAAGTTTTATCGATTAACACCGCAGCAGCGGCGGGACGTACTTGCAAAACAAGGGATAGAATTGGATAAAATTGACGAAGCAACGTTAAATCAGCTTAACCAATTAAGTGAAAATGTTGTGGGCGAATTGCGTTTGCCGGTGGGCTTAGTGCAAAATCTGCTGGTTAATGGCTACTCCTATTTGGTGCCAATGGCAACAGAGGAACCTTCAGTTGTGGCAGCTGCCAATCACGGTAGTAATATTTTTAGTAAATGTGGCGGCGTTATTGCTCAAAGCAAACGTCAGGGGATATATGGTCAAATCGTTTTACAAGTCACAACTGACTTTAAGCCAGAAAGTTTACGCGAGCAGTTTCCCCAATTGATTAACTTAGCTAACCGAGAATTTGCGAGCTTAGTCAAGCATGGCGGCGGCGTGAAAGAGATTGAGATGCGGCAAGAGGACGAATTGGTCTATTTGCAAGTATTAGTTGACCCTGCCGAAGCCATGGGAGCCAACAAGGTAAATGCAATTGTGGAATTTTTGGCGGACCAATTGGCAAAAATGCCGGAAGTTAATTCGAAATTATTTGCGATTTTATCAAATTATCCCAGCCAATTAACGACAGCCCAGGTTAAACTGTCGGTAAATGCGGTTGGCGGGGCAGAAGTTGCCGACAAGATTGCATTGTTAAGCAAGATTGGCCAACATGATGTGTATCGCGCCGTAACTAACAATAAAGGAATTATGAACGGGGTCAATGCCGTCTTAATGGCCACGGGCAATGATGAACGTGCGGTTGCGGCTGCTTCTGGCGTTCTCGCTAGTCAGTCTGGTCAGTACACAAGCTTAAGCAAGTGGGAAGTTCAAGGTGATTATTTATCTGGTGAATTGACTTTGCCTCTAGCAATTGGGACGGTTGGCGGTTCAATTAAGGCACGCGCCGATGTCCAACAAAATTATCGGATTTTAGGAGAAAAGATTACCGCGGCGGAATTAGCTGATGTAATTGCGGCAGTGGGATTAGCTAATAATCTGGCTGCCTTATTGGCAATTACAACTGACGGCATTCAAAAGGGCCACATGAAGCTGCAGGCTCGCAATTTAGTAGCTAATTTATCCGCGACTGCGCAAGAAAAAAAGCAGGTTTTGCATTTATTGACGCAAAATCGTGAGTATTCAGAAGCTGCAGCCAGTAAGTTTTTGCATCAAGTTAGAGAAAGGGAAGACTAA
- a CDS encoding hydroxymethylglutaryl-CoA synthase translates to MQIGIDQIGFYTPNKYVDMVDLAHARNEDPNKYLIGIGQSQMSVADQTQDAVSMGINATQSYLSQIDREQVGLLVFGTESGVDQSKSASLFVKSALNLPPEVRTFEVKEACFGMTAGVMIARDYVRLHPHHSAIVIGSDLARYGIATAGEVTQGAGSVSLLIKAQPRILTLNDGHSAFSQDINDFWRPNNSATALVDGKYSTQVYLDFFQRTFTDYQKLKNWQTSDFAALIYHLPFTKMGLKANRLAIANQDEATSSRLAANFTAGAQYGRVVGNIYTASLYLSLLSLLENGSLTDNALVGLFSYGSGAMGEFFSGRTVTDYQKMLNPMATQKLLNRRQKLTIPEYEQIFTTALSDPVDDLILVSDEAKGYWYFSGTKNHIRQYRQK, encoded by the coding sequence ATGCAGATTGGAATTGACCAGATAGGGTTTTATACGCCCAATAAGTATGTTGACATGGTGGATTTGGCCCACGCGCGTAATGAGGATCCCAATAAATATTTAATTGGCATTGGCCAAAGTCAGATGAGTGTTGCCGATCAGACGCAAGACGCCGTTTCAATGGGAATTAACGCTACTCAGAGTTATCTGTCGCAAATTGATCGTGAGCAGGTTGGACTGCTGGTTTTTGGCACTGAAAGTGGTGTCGATCAGTCGAAGTCTGCTTCTTTATTTGTCAAAAGTGCCCTGAATTTACCCCCAGAAGTTCGAACTTTTGAAGTGAAAGAAGCCTGTTTTGGCATGACTGCTGGTGTGATGATTGCCCGCGATTATGTTCGCTTGCATCCCCATCATAGCGCGATTGTAATCGGCAGCGATCTTGCGCGCTACGGCATTGCGACTGCAGGAGAAGTTACCCAAGGCGCAGGCAGCGTTAGTTTGTTGATTAAGGCGCAGCCGCGTATTTTGACCTTAAATGACGGTCACAGTGCCTTTAGTCAGGACATCAATGACTTTTGGCGGCCTAATAATTCGGCGACCGCGTTAGTTGACGGCAAGTACTCCACTCAGGTCTACTTGGACTTCTTTCAAAGGACGTTTACGGATTATCAAAAATTAAAGAATTGGCAGACAAGTGATTTTGCGGCGCTAATCTATCATTTGCCTTTTACCAAGATGGGGTTGAAGGCTAACCGGCTAGCAATTGCCAATCAAGATGAAGCAACGAGTAGTCGTCTGGCAGCTAATTTTACGGCTGGGGCGCAATATGGCAGAGTGGTAGGGAATATTTACACGGCGTCACTTTATTTAAGCTTATTGAGTTTATTAGAAAATGGTTCGTTAACAGATAATGCCTTAGTCGGTCTTTTTTCGTATGGTTCTGGTGCAATGGGCGAGTTCTTCTCGGGACGAACGGTTACGGATTATCAAAAAATGCTTAATCCTATGGCAACGCAAAAGTTATTAAACAGGCGACAAAAATTAACTATTCCGGAATATGAGCAAATTTTTACAACGGCTCTTAGTGATCCAGTCGATGATTTAATCTTAGTTAGTGATGAAGCTAAGGGTTACTGGTACTTTTCCGGCACAAAAAATCATATTCGCCAATATCGGCAAAAATAA
- a CDS encoding alpha/beta hydrolase — protein MTVVVLICLIFTGAGFYFFKVACVPGHKSFLSSSSKVLKKSDPLYKQKKWFKQVDKEKWYMQSADDKYRLDANYIPSKNSHKTAIILPGYMNVKEDMGKYDALFHELGYNTLTPDPRAQGKSQGKYIGYGWVEKADIKKWINRVLAKNGPNQQIVVFGVSMGRATTMMVSGLQLPKQVKAFVEDCGYTSVKDEIEHEAGVLYNMPAFPRFPLVEILSGINRVKVGYFLKDGSSINQLHKNHRPMLFIHGGNDTFVPTKMVYRNYRATKGPKQLWIAPKSKHAHSYEDHPAAYKAHVSQFLAQYIK, from the coding sequence ATTACCGTTGTTGTGTTAATTTGCCTGATATTTACCGGTGCGGGCTTTTATTTCTTTAAGGTTGCCTGTGTTCCCGGACATAAGAGTTTTTTATCTTCCTCAAGCAAGGTCTTAAAGAAGTCTGATCCACTTTACAAGCAAAAGAAATGGTTTAAGCAGGTTGATAAAGAAAAATGGTACATGCAATCTGCTGATGATAAGTATCGTCTGGATGCTAATTATATTCCTAGCAAAAATTCACACAAGACGGCAATTATTCTGCCGGGATATATGAATGTTAAGGAAGATATGGGCAAGTACGACGCGTTGTTTCATGAGTTAGGCTATAACACTCTGACACCAGACCCGCGTGCCCAAGGAAAGAGCCAAGGTAAATATATTGGCTACGGCTGGGTCGAAAAGGCAGATATCAAAAAATGGATTAACCGCGTACTTGCTAAAAACGGTCCTAACCAGCAAATTGTTGTCTTTGGCGTTAGCATGGGTAGGGCCACGACAATGATGGTCAGCGGCTTGCAGCTACCTAAGCAGGTTAAGGCCTTTGTCGAAGACTGCGGTTATACTAGTGTCAAAGATGAAATTGAGCATGAAGCTGGCGTTTTATATAATATGCCAGCCTTTCCGAGGTTCCCATTAGTTGAAATCTTAAGTGGAATTAACCGCGTCAAGGTTGGTTACTTCCTTAAGGACGGGTCAAGTATCAACCAACTGCACAAAAATCACCGGCCAATGCTGTTTATTCATGGCGGCAATGATACTTTTGTGCCAACTAAGATGGTTTATCGTAACTATCGTGCGACTAAAGGTCCTAAGCAGCTCTGGATTGCACCAAAATCGAAGCACGCTCATTCTTATGAGGATCATCCCGCAGCTTACAAAGCTCACGTTAGTCAGTTCTTAGCACAATATATCAAATAA
- the rlmD gene encoding 23S rRNA (uracil(1939)-C(5))-methyltransferase RlmD, translated as MYKNFKRNQPKEKDVIITIKRLGINGEGIGYYRKKIIFIPGALPGEVVVAKIIKDFPHYIQAELVRVKEQSPDRVAFPKGVNPAIGGLELAHLAYPKQLEFKRDNVLEALEKFHPRGYRKYKVKPTIPAPNEWHYRNKAQYQIEQDHGKTNLGLFAPNSHHLYDLPNMPTQSEATQKVERQIKALVEKMHVAIANPYRHTPGLKTIVVREAEATKEIQVTLITVGHEIKNLLPLSQEIMKLPGVVSVYQNETDWRNPQVWGNKTEKLAGKNKITEEILGKKFALSPRAFFQLNPQQTANLYSEALKFLDLDQDATLIDAYSGVGTLGILAAEHVKQVIGIETIPEAVDDAKHNVELNHIKNADYLQGSVEKVLPHLQETGVAIDALIVDPPRTGLAKSLIKTLLKIKPQTFVYISCNPSTLAQDLVLLSEVYDVRLIENVDMLPQTPRCECIAKLTLRK; from the coding sequence ATGTACAAAAATTTCAAACGAAACCAACCAAAAGAAAAAGACGTAATTATTACCATTAAACGTCTTGGTATCAACGGCGAAGGCATCGGCTACTACCGTAAGAAGATTATTTTTATTCCAGGAGCTTTACCAGGCGAAGTCGTCGTTGCCAAAATCATCAAAGATTTCCCGCACTATATTCAAGCCGAGCTTGTCCGCGTTAAAGAACAAAGTCCTGATCGCGTTGCCTTCCCTAAGGGCGTTAATCCCGCAATCGGCGGCCTTGAACTAGCACATCTAGCCTACCCTAAACAATTAGAGTTTAAGCGTGACAACGTGCTCGAGGCTTTAGAAAAATTCCATCCCCGCGGCTACCGCAAGTACAAAGTTAAGCCGACGATCCCAGCACCAAATGAATGGCACTACCGCAACAAAGCCCAGTACCAAATTGAGCAAGATCACGGTAAAACTAACTTAGGCTTGTTTGCACCAAATTCGCATCATCTTTATGACTTGCCAAACATGCCAACCCAAAGTGAGGCTACTCAAAAAGTTGAACGGCAAATCAAGGCTTTAGTTGAAAAAATGCACGTGGCTATTGCCAATCCATACCGGCATACTCCCGGTTTAAAGACCATCGTTGTTCGCGAAGCTGAGGCAACCAAAGAAATTCAGGTAACCTTAATTACCGTTGGTCATGAAATCAAGAACTTGTTGCCGCTAAGCCAAGAAATCATGAAATTACCTGGCGTAGTCAGCGTTTATCAAAATGAAACTGACTGGCGTAACCCACAAGTTTGGGGGAACAAAACCGAAAAACTTGCCGGTAAAAATAAGATTACCGAAGAAATCTTAGGTAAGAAGTTTGCCTTGTCACCGCGGGCCTTCTTCCAATTAAATCCGCAGCAAACCGCTAATTTATATTCGGAAGCTTTGAAATTTTTAGATCTTGACCAAGATGCAACCTTAATTGACGCCTACAGCGGTGTTGGTACCTTAGGTATCTTAGCTGCAGAACACGTTAAACAGGTAATCGGCATTGAAACCATTCCAGAAGCCGTTGACGACGCTAAGCACAATGTCGAACTTAACCATATTAAGAACGCCGATTATCTTCAAGGCAGTGTCGAAAAAGTTTTGCCGCATTTACAAGAGACTGGTGTAGCAATTGACGCCTTAATCGTTGACCCGCCAAGAACTGGGTTAGCCAAGAGCCTAATTAAAACCCTGCTCAAGATTAAGCCACAAACTTTTGTTTACATTTCTTGTAACCCATCAACTTTGGCCCAAGACCTCGTCTTACTATCTGAAGTCTATGATGTTCGCTTAATTGAGAACGTTGATATGCTGCCGCAAACACCACGATGTGAATGTATTGCCAAATTAACTTTGCGTAAATAA
- the recX gene encoding recombination regulator RecX: MPVITKVSSQKRPGRYNIFLDGQYAFSASEQTVAEFMLLKGQELTPEKLATVKKFDADSKATNLASNYLSYQARTVYEVLQYLKKHEIDDEAAQSAVTQLSAMGFLDDRKYTALSIKQSLRSGTDGPLTLTRKLTQKGIDPAIIQEELSAIADEDWLDTGLRVLKSLKSQIGKVSERELQRKMNSKLMSHGFSSGIASLVIAEIDLEPDDEAQVEALKKQGVKAYKRFRRLPESERDRKIRNYLFTHGFASNEIDAFLAGEIIPLAELAEY, from the coding sequence ATGCCAGTCATTACTAAAGTCAGCAGTCAAAAACGACCGGGACGCTACAATATTTTTTTAGATGGGCAGTATGCTTTTTCAGCTAGTGAGCAGACAGTTGCCGAATTTATGTTATTAAAAGGGCAAGAACTAACGCCCGAAAAATTAGCGACGGTTAAAAAGTTTGATGCCGACAGCAAGGCGACCAATTTAGCTTCAAATTATCTAAGTTATCAAGCACGTACGGTTTATGAGGTCTTACAATATTTAAAAAAGCATGAGATTGATGATGAAGCTGCGCAAAGCGCGGTTACGCAATTGAGTGCGATGGGCTTTTTGGATGATCGCAAGTATACGGCCTTGTCAATTAAGCAAAGTCTGCGCAGCGGGACTGACGGCCCGTTAACCTTAACGCGTAAGTTGACCCAGAAGGGAATTGATCCGGCAATTATTCAAGAAGAACTATCTGCAATAGCCGATGAGGATTGGCTGGACACGGGCTTGCGGGTATTAAAGTCCTTGAAGAGTCAAATCGGCAAGGTATCCGAGCGTGAATTACAGCGCAAGATGAATTCCAAGCTCATGAGTCATGGCTTTTCTAGTGGTATCGCATCATTAGTTATTGCCGAAATTGATTTAGAGCCAGACGATGAAGCACAGGTCGAAGCACTCAAAAAACAGGGCGTCAAAGCATATAAACGTTTTCGCAGGCTGCCAGAAAGTGAACGTGACCGCAAAATTCGCAATTATCTGTTTACTCACGGCTTTGCCAGTAATGAAATTGATGCATTTTTAGCTGGTGAAATTATTCCACTGGCTGAATTAGCTGAATATTAG
- a CDS encoding hemolysin family protein: protein MTSDPAKGNLFKRFKNKFSPASDEETKEHLAKEVTTLLEHQQISETESSMLNNVLDFQGRMVREVMVPRIDAYMVDCCDSFQDNLDDILREPYSRIPVYQQDKDKIIGVIHIRTVLRKAREKGFDNIDYDDVMNPPLFAPETTDLSELLVEMQQTQQQLAILTDEYGGVVGIATIEDLIEEIVGNIDDEVDHAEVLFNQLGPNKYVIYGKMPLVDFNEQFGTDLEMEDVDTVAGFMITKLGIIPAKGEKLSVKLDNGMVLTTRRMMRSRLLTVLLTIPNEKQKEEEQSN from the coding sequence ATGACTAGCGACCCTGCCAAGGGGAATTTATTTAAGCGATTTAAGAATAAATTTTCCCCTGCAAGTGATGAAGAAACCAAAGAACATTTAGCTAAGGAAGTTACGACACTGCTTGAGCATCAGCAAATCAGTGAGACGGAATCTTCCATGTTAAACAATGTTTTGGATTTTCAAGGGCGGATGGTCCGTGAGGTAATGGTCCCGCGGATTGACGCGTATATGGTGGATTGCTGTGATAGCTTTCAGGATAATCTTGATGACATTTTGCGTGAGCCTTATTCGCGCATTCCTGTGTATCAGCAGGACAAGGATAAAATTATCGGTGTAATCCATATTCGGACGGTGTTGCGCAAGGCAAGAGAGAAGGGCTTTGACAATATTGATTATGATGATGTGATGAACCCGCCGCTGTTTGCACCGGAAACAACGGATCTGAGTGAACTACTAGTTGAAATGCAGCAGACGCAGCAGCAACTAGCTATTTTGACGGACGAATACGGTGGTGTGGTTGGGATTGCCACGATTGAAGATTTGATTGAAGAAATTGTCGGTAATATTGATGATGAGGTCGATCACGCCGAAGTCTTGTTTAACCAGCTTGGCCCCAATAAGTACGTCATTTATGGGAAAATGCCGCTGGTTGATTTTAATGAACAATTCGGCACTGACCTTGAGATGGAGGATGTTGATACTGTTGCCGGCTTTATGATTACCAAGTTAGGGATTATCCCGGCTAAGGGTGAAAAGTTATCGGTTAAACTCGATAATGGCATGGTATTAACAACTAGGAGAATGATGCGGTCACGGCTATTGACGGTATTATTGACAATTCCAAATGAAAAACAAAAGGAAGAAGAGCAAAGTAATTAA
- a CDS encoding peptide chain release factor 3, which produces MSEGLLDKVKRRRTFAIISHPDAGKTTITEQMLLFGGVIRNAGTVKARKTGHYATSDWMEIEKQRGISVTSSVMQFEYQGKRINILDTPGHQDFSEDTYRTLMAVDSAVMVIDSAKGIEPQTKKLFKVVKQRGIPIFTFMNKLDRDGRPPLDLIAELEDLLGIEGVAMNWPIGSGQTLQGLYDIANNQVELYRKDGEDRFLSLDKDGKLPASEPFSQNSQFQDTLDEIDLIKEAGNTFDLDKVIKGDQTPVFFGSALTNFGVETFLKSFVQLAPAPESHLVNGDEELSPDDSEFSGFVFKIQANMNPHHRDRIAFVRVGSGEFKKGLDVTLARTDKPIRLNNATEFMSSERVQVTDAVAGDIVGLYDTGNFQIGDSIYAGKRKVVYPSLPEFTPELFVRVTAKNVMKQKSFHKGMTQLVQEGAIQLYRNYQTDEYILGAVGQLQFEVFKFRMKNEYNSDVEMTSIGHRVARWIDPDQLDPAMSNSRNLLVKDRYDQPLFLFENQFAERFFEDKYPDVKLTEKL; this is translated from the coding sequence ATGAGTGAAGGACTTTTAGATAAAGTAAAAAGAAGAAGAACATTTGCGATTATTTCGCACCCCGATGCCGGGAAGACGACGATTACGGAACAAATGCTTCTTTTTGGTGGGGTAATCCGCAATGCCGGAACGGTTAAGGCACGTAAGACTGGTCATTATGCCACCAGTGACTGGATGGAAATTGAAAAGCAACGTGGGATTTCCGTTACTAGTTCCGTGATGCAGTTTGAATATCAGGGCAAACGAATTAATATTCTCGATACCCCCGGACACCAAGACTTCTCAGAAGATACATACCGGACATTAATGGCTGTCGATTCAGCCGTAATGGTTATCGACTCTGCAAAAGGTATCGAACCGCAGACTAAAAAGCTGTTCAAGGTTGTTAAGCAGCGCGGGATTCCGATCTTTACCTTTATGAACAAGCTTGACCGTGATGGTCGCCCGCCGTTAGACCTAATTGCGGAGTTAGAAGACTTACTTGGTATTGAAGGGGTCGCAATGAACTGGCCGATTGGTTCAGGACAAACTCTGCAAGGACTATACGATATTGCCAATAATCAGGTTGAATTGTACCGTAAAGATGGCGAAGACCGCTTTTTGTCATTAGATAAGGATGGAAAACTGCCAGCAAGTGAACCATTTAGTCAAAATTCACAATTCCAAGATACTTTGGATGAGATTGACTTGATTAAGGAAGCCGGCAACACCTTTGACCTTGATAAAGTTATTAAGGGTGACCAGACACCGGTTTTCTTTGGTTCAGCTCTAACTAATTTTGGTGTGGAAACCTTCCTAAAGAGTTTTGTGCAATTAGCTCCGGCTCCTGAAAGTCATTTGGTTAATGGGGATGAAGAATTAAGTCCTGATGATTCAGAATTTTCTGGTTTTGTCTTTAAAATCCAAGCTAACATGAATCCCCATCACCGTGACCGGATTGCCTTTGTCAGAGTAGGTAGCGGCGAGTTTAAGAAGGGACTTGATGTTACTTTAGCACGGACAGACAAGCCAATTCGGCTGAATAACGCTACGGAATTTATGTCTAGTGAACGTGTTCAAGTTACTGATGCCGTTGCTGGTGATATCGTTGGGTTATACGATACCGGTAATTTTCAAATTGGCGACAGTATCTATGCGGGTAAGCGCAAGGTTGTCTATCCTTCATTGCCGGAATTTACGCCGGAATTGTTTGTGCGGGTAACTGCCAAAAACGTGATGAAGCAGAAGTCGTTCCATAAGGGGATGACGCAATTGGTTCAAGAAGGCGCCATTCAGCTTTACCGCAATTACCAGACCGATGAATATATCTTAGGTGCTGTTGGTCAGCTGCAATTTGAAGTATTTAAGTTCAGAATGAAGAATGAGTACAATTCAGATGTTGAAATGACCAGTATTGGTCATCGGGTAGCTCGCTGGATTGATCCAGACCAGCTTGATCCGGCAATGTCGAACAGCCGTAATCTACTGGTTAAGGATCGCTACGATCAGCCGCTCTTCTTATTTGAAAATCAATTTGCGGAACGCTTCTTTGAGGACAAGTATCCGGATGTTAAATTAACTGAAAAACTTTAA